CGTGACTACTCCGTggcagtaggtggcggtaatgcactgCATGTCAGTCATCACTTAAGCCTAACACCAGAAAAAGAGCTTGTTGCTAACTTTCAGACTGGAAGGTGAGataattagtttttttatgGCTGTCACTGCGTTTTTCACCTAGAGGTTATGCGGCCTATTCGTCGCTATAGTTTAGTAGACGATTATAGTGAATGTCAGTGAAATATCATCCAttataaagagagaaaagcaagCTTTTTTGAATATGGCTTGTAAGCTAAGAAATGATCCACTGTCGGCTAAAGCACGATTCACTTAACTTTATTTCTATCATCTGATCCATGTGTTACATCAGTATGTTCACATTTATTCCAGGATTTGTATTATATCAGCAGGTTTACTCTTTGGAAACGGTTTTTAGTTGAACTTGGTTATAATCACAGTAACTAGCAGACTGATCTGAACGTAGATGATGGCGTATGGCGATTGTTTGGTGTCCTTGGTCGTTTTTATGCTGTAACTAACATTTACTTAAAGCATTAGTATGTAATAATAATGGCTCATGAAGATAGCTGTTACCTTTTTATAACAAGCAGTACACAAAACCTTAAGCGGCGACTTTTCATAACAATGTACTTATTTTTCTTAAGCTGTTTTCAGAAACAATGGATCAGAAAATTCCTTATGATGACTACCAGCTCCCAGTGGTATTTCTGCCTTCGTATGAGAACCCACCAGCATGGATACCTCCACAGGAGGTATGCCACATATTAGTAGAATCAAACTTAAACCCATacgttaacaaataaaaaggtttactaGTTTATTTTCTGAAGCTTTCCACTGCACCTTCAATTCTTCATTGGTCTGTCTCCTATGTCTCCTTGTCCCTGGACAAGAGACTTTattaacaacaaacacatttgcTGTCAGAAAAAAGCTGGTCACTGGAAAGGTGCCGAAGTCATTGACCAGGAGTCAGTGGACGGCCAAAGAAAGATCAGGGTGTTTACATCTGACACGAAACGTAAAGACTGTGATACAGTTGAAAGCTTTGCAAAAAGCAAGATGCTCCTTGAGTTACTGTTTCCAACATTCCAATATAAAGGACTTTCATGCTCAGTATACGTAACTTTTCTGCTGATTTGCCTAGTTGCAGAGATCTCTGAAGATTTCTGCATCTGAGTGTTGACTCTTATCTGATTGCTGTTACTAAGTTAAAGTGTCTAAGAAAGATCAAGCTCACACAGTCATAATGGATATCATGCCACTATTCTGCTAGTACTTagtcagcttttcttttttgttgtacaTTTTTAGCGGGTTAATCAGCCTGACTACAACAACGAGCTCACCCAGTTCTTGCCCCGTACCATTGTGTTGAAGAAACCTCCAGGAGCACAGCTGGGCTTCAATATTCGTGGGGGAAAGGCGTCACAGCTGGGAATCTTTATATCCAAGGTATGTGTGTAAAACCCTGCTGTTTGGTATGGCTTTCACTAGCATCCACGTTTGTTGTGTTTAGGTTTGGACGTTTCAATATTgttgattctgattctactCATCAAGTCTGGTTCTTATTGAATCGCAGTTCTGATTCCAACCCCTTCACCACAAATCTTGTCACACCTCAGTGACATTTATCCACTTTCTCTGATGATCTTCCCCTTCATAGCTAAGGTGAAATGAGTTTCTGTACTAGAGGGCTGTCTCTGGGGACTCATGTCTAAGAAAACTATATATTGGAATCATTAGTAGATATCAATCATttaccttcaaaataaaatattaaaatctgctcatttgtgttttgtacctgagtGAAAGACGTTGCTACTGCTACTTGCGTTAGCAGTATCTGGGGCGTCATTGTAGCTGGGAGACAACAACTTATTGAACACGATGATGAAGTAAATGCTTCGTCATATTGGAGAAGCTTCCTCCCTTGCGGTAAATATCCTTACTGCaggtgttgcattttgctgtgtcattATCTTTTTTAGTGAAGCTATGCCAAATATTTTGAGCGTTTGGTGCAGTCCGCCATGGTCCAagaatgtaaacagaaataCTCTCTCCTCCCATGATTTGTTGATGTACTGCGTAACAAATGACGTAGCAGGTCCTGACAGATAAGTTAAActtttatggactgtaaaatgctcactgtcATTCAAATGGGAGTGCCACTGAAATAAGCAAAAAGTTAGAAACCAATAAGCAGAATCTAAATGCAAATGTCTTATCGAATCCATGGTTTTTGTTACCCAACCCTAGTTGTGTTGCTAAGTGATCATTTGCTTTACAATTTACATATTGTGATTTCtaatttctgtgtgtttgtgtgtgtgatgtgttggCAGGTGGTCCCAGACTCAGATGCTCACAGAGCAGGGCTACAAGAAGGAGACCAGGTTCTTTCTGTCAATGAGGTTGATTTCCAAGACATAGAGCACTCAAGAGTAAGTCAGAGCAGTGCTTTTACGATAAGATCCATACAGATTTCTATCAACACATTATTATACAGTATCCATCTGTTTAGTACAATATTAGTGATATTCAGAAAGGAATATTAATCATGTTTCAATCAATATATTTTGATTGAAACATGATTGATGATACATTATCACTGCATACCTACAACAATGGACCAGGAAGGTCCATTGTTGTAGGTAGTTCAGGAAGACTAGTGACCACTTTGCAGAAGCTAATCAGGATCCAGATAAAGAATATCAATGTGAAACAACTCCACATATGCAACACTGCTGCTCTGTCATCTTCAGTGTAGTTGGAACGTGTTGAAAATGCAACTTTAACAGATTTGTGTTATCATTATCACTCCAGAATATGGAGAAAATTTAATGGATAGTATTAACACAAGTTTTCAACATAGAGCTAGTGTATGTTTATAAAGGTTGAACACTCTTGTCAAATTATAAACTGGTCAGAGTAGGCTGATTAGTCAGCCTCGAATGTAAAACCCCACAAAATTCTAATCTTCATAGGAATTTAGTGTATATTTTGGCAATCTATtaagaccaaaaccaaaagcAACATTTTGACCAGAGAATATTTGGGAGCATGTTGTGGAAGACAATTTTTACAACTTAAGGGGACAGTTAGGACCTCAATGGAAACAAACAGATGACCACACTATcaaaaattaaatcaaagaaTAAGACTACATTTTTCATAATGTAAAGTGCTGTAAGATGATGTTTATCTCAATCATATTTGTGTAAAATGCACCTTTATTTTAT
This portion of the Micropterus dolomieu isolate WLL.071019.BEF.003 ecotype Adirondacks linkage group LG19, ASM2129224v1, whole genome shotgun sequence genome encodes:
- the pdzd11 gene encoding PDZ domain-containing protein 11, translating into MDQKIPYDDYQLPVVFLPSYENPPAWIPPQERVNQPDYNNELTQFLPRTIVLKKPPGAQLGFNIRGGKASQLGIFISKVVPDSDAHRAGLQEGDQVLSVNEVDFQDIEHSRAVEILKTAREILMRVRFFPYNYQRQKERTVH